CCGAACACGAAGGAAAGACAAAGATGATATTCAAACAGTCGGTATTCGAGTCGGTAACTCAACGAGACGGCCATCAATACGGTTGGAATAGTAGTTTCGATAGATTGGTCGAGCATCTTGCGAGGGTTTCAAAGAGTGATTGATTGCGTCCGCTTATATTTATCAAATTTAGATTATTAGGAGATTTTTATGTCTAAACTAAAACAAATTTTAAAGGTCGGAGCGGCGATCATCGTGGTTCTGATTATCGCCGTACTCTTGTTAGCCGCCAATAAATCGAACACTCTCCGTGTCGAACGTTCAATTGAGATTAAGGCGCCTCCGGAAAAGATTTTCGTGCTCATCAATAATCTCCAAAGCTGGCGTTCCTGGTCGCCGTATGAGAAATTGGATCCGGCGATGAAACGAACTCTCACCGGACCGATATCAGGAAAAGGCGCCATCTACGAATGGAATGGCAATTCAAATATCGGCAAGGGAAGGATGGAGATTATCGAATCGACCGAACCTTCTAAAGTGGGTATAAAATTGGATTTTCTAGAGCCTTTTGAAGCGCATAATACTGCAGAGTTTACTCTGAAAAGCGGAGGGGATTCTACCAAAGTCACTTGGATGATGTCGGGTCCTGCTTCCTTTTTTTCCAGGATCTTGGGAGTCTTTATCGATATGGATACGATGATCGGAAAGAATTTCGAAGAGGGACTGGAAAATCTAAAGAGAATTATGGAAAAGTGATATATTTCGAACGTAACGGTACTCGCGAATAAGCGGAAAGACGGTTTTGGTGAGTAAGGAAAATATCATAGACGAAGTCTTGAAATTAAAGAATCAAACCGGTAAAGACATGGCGATCTTCGGAAGTTCCAACTTATCATGAACCTTCATAAGACACGGAGTTGCGATGAATTTAGGAATATCGTCAGTCCTATCCTTTTAGGAAAAGGTAGGACTTTGTTTGGGGAAATGGATTCTAAGCTGAATTTAAAACTCGTTCGGACCACGATGTTTGACTTAGGACTCGTTTCGCTTTGTTATAAACCGGACTAAAAAGGAATCTAAATGAATGAAAATGTTCCTCCAAGGGCAGGGAGTCGCGAATGGATCGGCTTAGCCGTGATCGCTCTTCCTTGTCTTTTATATGCCATGGATTTAACGGTCCTTTATTTGGCGGTTCCGCATTTAACCGCAGCATTGAAACCGACTAGCTCCCAGTTATTATGGATCGTTGATATCTACGGTTTCTTAGTCGCAGGATTCTTAATTACCATGGGAACTTTAGGAGATAGAATCGGGCGACGAAAACTTCTCTTGATAGGTGCTGGAGCGTTCGGAGTCGCTTCCGTACTTGCGGCATTTTCGACAAGCGCCGAGATGCTTATCGGGACGAGGGCTCTTTTAGGAATCACTGCAGCGACTTTGGCGCCGTCAACACTATCGTTGATTCGTAATATGTTTTTAGATCAGAATCAACGCACCGTTGCGATCGGTATTTGGGGAACAAGTTTTTCGATAGGCGGCGCGATCGGTCCTCTTGTCGGCGGTCTATTGCTAGAACATTTCTGGTGGGGATCGGTATTTTTATTGAGCGTTCCGGTTATGGTAGTACTGCTGATCGTCGGTCCGACATTATTGCCGGAATTTAGAGATCCAAATGCAGGGAAGTTAGATATCTTTAGCGCGGTACTGTCATTGGCTTCCGTTCTTTCGGTAATCTACGGACTAAAGCAAATCGCCGAAAACGGTTGGGGATTATTGTCTATTCTTCCAATTTCGATCGGACTCGTCATCGGTTTCTTATTCGTTCGACGACAACAAACGTTAGCCGATCCGCTTCTGGATCTATCCCTTTTTCGGATTCCAGCCTTTACCGGCGCATTAGTCGCGAATACACTTACGATTTTTGTCGCATTGGGAACCTTTCTCTTCATCGCACAATATTTGCAATTAGTACTCGGACTATCTCCGTTGGAAGCCGGGTTATGGACGCTGCCGTCTGCAGCGGGAAACGTAGTCGGTTCCTTGACAGTACCAATTCTGGTTCGCTATATTCGTCCTGCATCCGTGATGGTAGGGGGATTGATATTATCCGCGTTAGGACTTCTGCTTTACGCACAGGTTGATGGAACTTCCGGATTACCATACATCGTATGCGGATCGGTTGTTTTATCCTTAGGCATCTGTGCGGTTGTCATTTTGGGAACGGATATTATCGTTAGTGCTGCTCCACCGGAACGGGCGGGAGCGGCAGCTTCGATTTCCGAAACCGGCGCGGAATTCGGCGGAGTACTCGGAATTGCAGTACTAGGTAGCATCGGAACGATAGTCTATCGAAATCAAATGAAAAATTCGGCTCTGATCGGCATGAGTCCTGAAGCAGCCGAGGACGCGCGAAATACGTTAGGCGCGGCCGTCGGGATTGCCAACGAACTTCCGGATCAAATCAGGACGATCTTATTGGGACTTGCTCGCGAAGCTTTCACTGATTCGTTACAACTTATCGCTATCATTTGCGCAGGTCTTACGATTCTTTTAGCGATTACCGTAATCGTAGCGCTTCGAAATATGCGAAAAGGAGAAGGCGCATGAAAGAGAGAAATGCAGTATCGGTGAAAATCGCAGAACGTGAGCTAGTGCTAACGCGCATTTTCGACGCGCCACGAGAGTTAGTATTTAGAGTTTGGACGGATCCAAAACACGTAGTAAATTGGTGGGGACCGAATCATTTTACGAATCCTGTCTGCGAAATGGATTTCCGTCCAGGTGGAAAGTATCGAATTATTATGCGCTCTCCTGAAGGGGTCGATTACCCGGTTGCGGGTTCTTATTTAGAAATCGTTGAAAATGAACGAATCGTATCTACCGTTTTTGTAGTAGAACATCCGAAAGAATGGATTGAAGAAATGAGAAATAGCATCGGCCAAGATGAAGAAGCAAATTCCTTGGACTCAGTTGTGACCGTAACTTTCGAGGATCACGAGAAAAAGAAAACAAAACTGACTATTCGTAGTCGATTTGAGTCCGATACGGTTCGCGACGGATTCAAAAAAATGGGAATGGTCGAAGGCTGGACTCAGAGCCTCGAACGATTCGAAGACCAATTGTCAAACGGCTGAACCTATTTGTATCTTCAACTGTCTAAACGGGAATCGACTTCGTCTTAGAAAATTCGAATATTTCTAAGATTAAAGTTTAAGATTCTCGTTCGGACAGGAAATGAACCTAAAAACCTATTTCAAAATATTCATAGCCTTTCAGTTCTTTCTGATTGGTTGCAATTCGAATAATCAATATGATCGCGCATTAACGAACGGGTATCCGAATCCCCAAACTTTTAAAATCTTCCCGGAAAGAAAGGCCGGAAACCTCCGGCCCGACTTCGCTTATAGGTAAATCGGAAAGAGTGAAGATGCCGGAAGTTTTAACGTTCCTAACGGTTCGCAACGGCATGCAAACGATCCCTTTCGATGAAATTTTGAAAATTACCCGAACAAACGCTCTTGTCGTAATCAAAGAAAACAAGATAGTATATGAAAGATATCTGAACGGATACAATCGGGAGAGTCTTCAAACTTCCTTCTCTTCCGCAAAGTCCATCCTTTCGACTTTGATAGGTATCGCTATCGAGGAAGGAAAAATGCAGAGCGTAAACGATCCGATAATAAAGTACATACCCGAGTTGAAAAATCGCGGATTGGATACCCTGACGATAAGAGACATTATGACGATGTCCACAGGCATAGACTACAATCGGGTTGAAGATACTTTTTTTCCTTTGATTCCTTTTTCTCCCGATATTACCACGTTCTATGGCGACAATCTGCGCGCGATAATCGAAGATTTACATTCAGGTAAAATACCCGTCGGAAAATCATCTTTGTTTCGCCTTCGCGGAAGACGGTCGTAGTTCGCTTAGGCGAGGAGTCTAATAATAATTATCAGTGGCCTTCTATCGCAAAGGCGTTAGCAGGGCAACTTAAATAGGAAATCATTCTAAAAGAAAATTTTTGAGAACCTTCCGACCGAATTTTTTCTGATAGTCCGATTCTACGCGGCTTAAAAGATTCAAATAGAAAATACCTTTTATGATAAAAGAACTTCAGGTTCGGTTGGCTCCTGAAATTGCAGGACAGGAAGAAGAATTAAAGCGCTATCTTTCAAGGACCGCTAAGATCCCTTTAACCGACATTCGCCATATAGAAATCCTAAATCGGTCGATCGATGCAAGGCAAAGAACAGTAATTATAAATCTAGGGGTCCGAATCTACGTTCGCGAAGATTTTGTTGAGAAACCGATCGTTCTGCCAGAATATTCCGATGTCCGCAATGCCGAAGAAATACTCGTAATCGGAGCCGGGCCGGCCGGGCTATTTGCCGCGCTCCAATTAATAGAATCCGGACTTAAACCCGTTATTATAGAGCGCGGAAAGGACGTAAAAAATAGGCCTGTAGATCTGCGGAATATTAACGCACATCATATCGTGAACGAGGATTCAAATTATTGCTTCGGCGAAGGAGGAGCCGGAACATATTCGGACGGAAAACTCTACACTCGATCCAAAAAGCGCGGGAACGTCCGTCGAATTCTCGAATTACTCGTAGGGTTCGGGGCAAATCCCGATATATTGATAGAAGC
The Leptospira fainei serovar Hurstbridge str. BUT 6 genome window above contains:
- a CDS encoding SRPBCC family protein, whose product is MSKLKQILKVGAAIIVVLIIAVLLLAANKSNTLRVERSIEIKAPPEKIFVLINNLQSWRSWSPYEKLDPAMKRTLTGPISGKGAIYEWNGNSNIGKGRMEIIESTEPSKVGIKLDFLEPFEAHNTAEFTLKSGGDSTKVTWMMSGPASFFSRILGVFIDMDTMIGKNFEEGLENLKRIMEK
- a CDS encoding dihydrofolate reductase family protein codes for the protein MNLHKTRSCDEFRNIVSPILLGKGRTLFGEMDSKLNLKLVRTTMFDLGLVSLCYKPD
- a CDS encoding MFS transporter gives rise to the protein MNENVPPRAGSREWIGLAVIALPCLLYAMDLTVLYLAVPHLTAALKPTSSQLLWIVDIYGFLVAGFLITMGTLGDRIGRRKLLLIGAGAFGVASVLAAFSTSAEMLIGTRALLGITAATLAPSTLSLIRNMFLDQNQRTVAIGIWGTSFSIGGAIGPLVGGLLLEHFWWGSVFLLSVPVMVVLLIVGPTLLPEFRDPNAGKLDIFSAVLSLASVLSVIYGLKQIAENGWGLLSILPISIGLVIGFLFVRRQQTLADPLLDLSLFRIPAFTGALVANTLTIFVALGTFLFIAQYLQLVLGLSPLEAGLWTLPSAAGNVVGSLTVPILVRYIRPASVMVGGLILSALGLLLYAQVDGTSGLPYIVCGSVVLSLGICAVVILGTDIIVSAAPPERAGAAASISETGAEFGGVLGIAVLGSIGTIVYRNQMKNSALIGMSPEAAEDARNTLGAAVGIANELPDQIRTILLGLAREAFTDSLQLIAIICAGLTILLAITVIVALRNMRKGEGA
- a CDS encoding SRPBCC domain-containing protein; protein product: MKERNAVSVKIAERELVLTRIFDAPRELVFRVWTDPKHVVNWWGPNHFTNPVCEMDFRPGGKYRIIMRSPEGVDYPVAGSYLEIVENERIVSTVFVVEHPKEWIEEMRNSIGQDEEANSLDSVVTVTFEDHEKKKTKLTIRSRFESDTVRDGFKKMGMVEGWTQSLERFEDQLSNG
- a CDS encoding serine hydrolase, translating into MPEVLTFLTVRNGMQTIPFDEILKITRTNALVVIKENKIVYERYLNGYNRESLQTSFSSAKSILSTLIGIAIEEGKMQSVNDPIIKYIPELKNRGLDTLTIRDIMTMSTGIDYNRVEDTFFPLIPFSPDITTFYGDNLRAIIEDLHSGKIPVGKSSLFRLRGRRS